A genomic stretch from Juglans microcarpa x Juglans regia isolate MS1-56 chromosome 3S, Jm3101_v1.0, whole genome shotgun sequence includes:
- the LOC121258428 gene encoding cinnamoyl-CoA reductase-like SNL6, with translation MAPTSSFNQSSKTVCVMDASGRLGSALVQRLLHRGYTVHAAVQNHGEILMQSLEGVAGDHKKLRVFHSDHLDYHSIMDALKGCSGLFYCFEPPPDQPTYDELMAEEEVRAAHNVLEACAQTESIDKVVFTSSITAVIWRDARNSMPSDFDETHWSDINLCRKFKLWHALAKTLAEKTAWALAMDRGVNMVSINGGLLMGSDDLTITNPYLKGAAEMYEDGVFVTVDLRFIVDAHVCVFEDTSAYGRYLCFNQVITCNKDALKLAHMLLPPSKSSPPPSLEDTKVYQQRISNKKLNKLMVGLT, from the exons ATGGCTCCAACttcttctttcaaccaaagctCGAAGACAGTCTGCGTCATGGACGCGTCTGGTCGCCTGGGATCCGCCCTAGTACAACGCCTCTTGCATCGAGGCTACACTGTCCACGCTGCAGTCCAAAACCATg GTGAAATATTGATGCAATCATTAGAAGGGGTAGCTGGTGATCATAAGAAATTGAGGGTTTTTCATTCAGATCATCTGGACTACCACAGCATAATGGATGCCTTGAAGGGATGCTCTGGATTATTTTACTGCTTTGAGCCTCCCCCGGACCAGCCCACTTATGAT GAATTAATGGCAGAGGAGGAAGTAAGAGCAGCTCATAATGTGTTGGAAGCATGTGCACAAACAGAGAGCATAGACAAAGTGGTATTTACCTCTTCTATCACTGCTGTTATCTGGAGAGATGCCCGTAATTCCATGCCCTCTGATTTTGATGAAACACATTGGAGCGACATTAATCTTTGTAGAAAGTTTAAA TTGTGGCATGCTCTAGCAAAAACCTTAGCCGAGAAGACAGCGTGGGCTCTGGCCATGGATAGAGGCGTGAACATGGTCTCCATTAACGGAGGGCTCCTCATGGGTTCTGATGATCTTACAATCACAAACCCTTATTTGAAAGGAGCGGCTGAGATGTACGAAGATGGCGTATTCGTAACTGTTGATCTCAGGTTCATCGTGGATGCCCACGTATGCGTCTTCGAAGACACGTCAGCATATGGAAGATACCTGTGCTTTAACCAAGTCATCACTTGCAACAAAGATGCCCTTAAGCTTGCTCACATGTTATTGCCACCCTCCAAATCTTCGCCTCCTCCAAG ctTGGAGGATACAAAAGTCTATCAGCAGAGGATAAGCAACAAGAAACTGAACAAATTAATGGTGGGTTTGACCTAA
- the LOC121257107 gene encoding transcription factor MYB93-like — translation MMGRSPICCNENGLKKGPWTPEEDQKLVDYIIQKHGHGSWRALPKLAGLKRCGKSCRLRWANYLKPDIKRGKFSEDEQQIIINLHAVLGNKWSVIASHLPGRTDNEIKNFWHTHLKKKLLQMGIDPVTHRRRTHHDLINVLSNLPQWFAAAAAANLANLSTHPNWDDNVFRLQYSDATQVLAKIQLLHNILIQLLMSTAPTSYIETLMNHFGCSSIPDHHQYLYEFLQMNSKLEALEDGSSIGCPPQINAQMLSNLPNYEIYQQPRSSVNAHQPVNGLEIYMSNNSTDCDDHLQLAAEYYSIPPSNDIHRYPNSLVSASPECCSIVSQIENKLNSNDISNCQLPSSSTTTSTTFEPLGDIMENEASDSYWKDFIDEHVVSL, via the exons ATGATGGGGAGATCACCAATATGCTGCAACGAAAATGGTTTGAAGAAGGGGCCTTGGACTCCAGAGGAGGATCAGAAGTTGGTGGATTATATAATTCAGAAACATGGTCATGGGAGTTGGAGAGCACTTCCAAAGCTTGCAGGATTGAAGAGGTGTGGAAAGAGTTGCAGGCTTAGGTGGGCTAATTATCTGAAGCCTGATATCAAGAGGGGCAAGTTTTCTGAAGATGAGCAACAAATCATCATCAATTTGCATGCAGTTCTTGGAAATAA GTGGTCGGTCATAGCTAGCCATCTTCCAGGGAGGACAGATAACGAGATCAAGAACTTTTGGCACACCCATTTAAAGAAAAAGCTTCTGCAGATGGGTATAGATCCAGTCACCCACAGGCGAAGAACCCATCATGACCTGATCAATGTTCTTTCCAATCTGCCACAATGgtttgctgctgctgctgctgccaaTTTGGCCAATTTGAGTACACATCCTAATTGGGACGACAATGTTTTCAGGCTACAATATTCAGATGCCACACAAGTACTTGCAAAGATCCAACTTCTGCATAATATATTAATCCAACTCCTTATGAGCACAGCTCCTACTTCATATATAGAAACATTAATGAATCATTTTGGGTGTTCCTCTATTCCTGATCACCACCAATATCTATATGAATTCCTGCAAATGAATTCCAAGCTTGAAGCTCTTGAAGATGGCTCAAGTATTGGTTGCCCCCCACAAATCAATGCTCAAATGCTGTCCAATCTTCCAAACTATGAAATTTATCAGCAACCACGATCCAGTGTTAATGCTCATCAGCCTGTAAATGGCTTGGAAATTTATATGAGCAATAACAGTACTGATTGTGATGATCACCTGCAACTTGCTGCAGAATATTATTCTATCCCACCTTCAAATGATATTCATCGATATCCTAACAGCTTGGTTTCAGCTTCACCGGAGTGTTGTTCAATTGTCAGCCAAATCGAAAACAAGCTTAACTCAAACGATATATCTAACTGCCAGCTGCCTTCATCCAGTACTACTACTTCAACCACCTTTGAACCTTTGGGAGATATCATGGAGAATGAAGCAAGTGACTCTTACTGgaaagattttattgatgagcATGTCgtttctctttaa